One region of Oxalobacteraceae bacterium OTU3CAMAD1 genomic DNA includes:
- a CDS encoding type I secretion system permease/ATPase: protein MKNKLQKVRNEIELALASFKSVFITIGVFSAITNMLMLVPSIYMLQVYDRVLGSKNEITLLMLTLMMLGAYLVMSSLELMRSFVLVRVGAKFDMQLNKRVYTAAFQQNLTLAGGNAGQSLNDLTTVRQFLTGNALFAFFDAPWFPVYLIVIFLFEPTLGLFALGGTSILIVLAYVNERVSHKPLAEANAMAISASTLATNNLRNAEVIESMGMLPNLMGRWFKLHTKFLSLQAEASQKAGTVGAITKFVQVSQQSLVLGFGALLVLDNKISPGMMIAASILVGRALAPVQQVIGVWKTWSTTRSAYERLTGLLENNPARDMGMRLPAPLGAIQVENVTAAPPGVKMPVVKGLSFSIVPGDVLGILGASGSGKSTLARLLVGVWPTINGKVRLDGADIHQWDKAELGPYVGYLPQDIELFAGTVSENIARFGQIDAEKVVLAAMRAGVHEMILRLPQGYDTMLGDAGAGLSGGQKQRLGLARAMYGDPSLIVLDEPNSNLDDGGEAALMQAILDLRKRGKTIIIITHRTTAIGITNKLLLMRDGVGQMFGPSEQVIAALKEANEKAAKAQLQTQAAQNTAAAAPQATLAQGPAAAAAAEQETIAATTEQGK, encoded by the coding sequence ATGAAAAACAAATTGCAAAAAGTCCGCAACGAGATTGAACTAGCGCTTGCCAGCTTTAAGAGTGTCTTCATCACGATAGGCGTGTTCAGCGCGATCACCAACATGCTGATGCTGGTGCCGTCGATCTACATGCTGCAGGTGTACGACCGCGTCCTTGGCAGCAAGAACGAAATCACCCTGCTGATGCTGACCCTGATGATGCTGGGTGCCTACCTGGTCATGTCGTCACTTGAACTGATGCGTAGTTTCGTGCTGGTGCGTGTGGGCGCCAAGTTCGACATGCAGCTCAACAAGCGCGTCTACACTGCCGCGTTTCAGCAAAACCTGACGCTCGCCGGCGGCAACGCCGGCCAGTCGCTCAATGACCTGACCACCGTACGCCAGTTCCTCACCGGCAATGCGCTGTTCGCCTTCTTCGACGCGCCGTGGTTTCCCGTCTACCTGATCGTCATTTTCCTGTTCGAGCCAACCTTGGGCCTGTTCGCTCTGGGGGGGACCTCCATCCTGATCGTGCTCGCATATGTCAACGAGCGTGTGTCGCACAAGCCATTGGCCGAGGCGAATGCCATGGCGATTTCCGCATCGACGTTGGCCACCAACAACCTGCGCAACGCCGAAGTGATCGAATCGATGGGTATGCTGCCTAACCTGATGGGGCGTTGGTTCAAGCTGCACACCAAATTCCTGTCGTTGCAGGCAGAGGCTAGCCAGAAGGCCGGCACGGTGGGTGCCATCACCAAGTTTGTGCAAGTATCGCAACAGTCGCTGGTGCTCGGTTTCGGCGCCTTGCTGGTATTGGACAACAAGATCTCCCCGGGCATGATGATTGCCGCCTCGATTCTTGTGGGCCGCGCGTTGGCGCCGGTGCAGCAGGTGATCGGCGTTTGGAAGACCTGGAGTACCACCCGTAGCGCCTATGAACGGCTAACCGGCTTGCTGGAAAACAACCCTGCCCGTGACATGGGCATGCGCTTGCCCGCGCCGTTGGGGGCGATTCAGGTCGAGAACGTCACGGCGGCGCCACCCGGCGTCAAGATGCCGGTCGTCAAAGGTTTGAGTTTTAGCATAGTGCCTGGCGACGTGCTGGGGATTCTGGGCGCCAGCGGCTCTGGCAAATCCACGCTGGCCCGTCTGCTGGTCGGCGTGTGGCCGACTATCAACGGCAAGGTGCGCCTGGATGGCGCGGACATCCACCAGTGGGACAAGGCCGAGTTGGGGCCGTACGTGGGCTATCTGCCGCAAGACATCGAACTGTTCGCCGGCACCGTCAGTGAGAACATTGCCCGCTTCGGCCAGATCGATGCGGAAAAAGTGGTGCTGGCGGCGATGCGAGCTGGCGTGCACGAGATGATCCTGCGGCTTCCGCAAGGGTACGATACGATGCTGGGCGACGCCGGCGCGGGATTGTCCGGTGGACAGAAGCAGCGTCTCGGCTTGGCGCGCGCGATGTACGGCGACCCGTCGCTGATCGTACTCGACGAACCGAACTCGAACCTCGATGACGGCGGCGAAGCGGCACTGATGCAGGCGATTCTGGACCTGCGCAAGCGCGGCAAGACCATCATCATCATCACACACCGCACGACGGCAATCGGCATCACCAATAAATTGCTGTTGATGCGCGACGGCGTCGGCCAGATGTTCGGCCCGAGCGAGCAGGTGATCGCGGCGCTGAAAGAGGCCAACGAGAAAGCGGCAAAGGCCCAACTGCAAACGCAGGCGGCACAGAACACGGCAGCTGCGGCGCCGCAGGCGACGTTGGCGCAAGGCCCGGCTGCCGCTGCCGCTGCGGAGCAGGAAACCATCGCAGCAACGACTGAGCAAGGCAAGTAA